One segment of Candidatus Binatus sp. DNA contains the following:
- a CDS encoding response regulator: MSTTQVVSQYLPFLRRYARALSGSQHSGDAYVTAVLEILIEDPSVLEGDDSPRLMLYRMLTKIWGSLAVNAAADSKKRGSPAEKRLGHLTPLPRQAFLLVALEGFTEEEGAKILDVDIAKFRQLVEEAGRELAADIATDVLIIEDEPFIATDLEHLVESLGHKVIGVARTHTEAVSIAKAKRPGLILADIQLADGSSGLEAVNELLRALEVPVIFITAYPERFLTGERPEPAFLIPKPFQPATVSAVVSQALFFERKAKRPQKRESA; this comes from the coding sequence GTGTCGACTACGCAGGTCGTAAGCCAGTATTTGCCATTTCTCCGCCGCTATGCCCGAGCCCTGTCGGGCAGCCAGCATTCGGGCGATGCCTATGTAACGGCGGTGCTGGAGATCCTGATTGAAGATCCCTCGGTCTTGGAGGGTGATGATTCGCCCCGGTTGATGCTCTACCGGATGTTGACGAAAATCTGGGGCTCGCTCGCCGTAAATGCCGCAGCCGATTCCAAGAAGCGCGGATCACCGGCCGAAAAGCGCCTCGGTCACCTCACGCCGCTCCCCCGTCAGGCTTTCCTGCTTGTCGCTTTGGAGGGATTCACCGAGGAAGAAGGCGCCAAGATCCTCGATGTGGACATCGCTAAATTTCGTCAGCTGGTCGAGGAAGCGGGCCGCGAGCTCGCCGCCGATATAGCGACCGACGTATTGATCATCGAGGACGAGCCCTTCATCGCGACGGATCTGGAACATCTGGTCGAGAGCCTTGGCCACAAGGTGATCGGCGTTGCGCGCACGCATACCGAGGCCGTTTCCATCGCCAAGGCCAAGCGCCCCGGTCTCATCCTCGCCGATATTCAGCTCGCCGACGGCAGTTCCGGCCTGGAGGCCGTCAACGAGCTGCTGCGCGCGTTAGAGGTACCGGTGATTTTCATCACCGCCTATCCGGAACGATTTCTGACGGGCGAGCGGCCCGAGCCGGCGTTCTTGATCCCGAAGCCTTTCCAACCGGCCACGGTGTCGGCGGTCGTCAGCCAAGCTCTCTTTTTCGAGCGCAAGGCCAAGCGTCCCCAAAAACGGGAGTCGGCCTGA
- a CDS encoding CsbD family protein, with translation MNWDRIEGNWKQFNGKITQQWGKLTNDDLDVIAGKRTELAGRLQTRYGVAKDEAERQIDNWLRTVN, from the coding sequence ATGAACTGGGATCGCATCGAAGGTAACTGGAAACAATTCAACGGCAAGATCACCCAGCAATGGGGCAAGCTCACGAACGACGATCTTGATGTCATCGCTGGCAAGCGGACCGAGCTCGCCGGCCGGCTGCAGACGCGCTATGGCGTTGCGAAGGACGAGGCGGAGCGTCAGATCGACAATTGGCTCCGGACGGTGAACTGA
- a CDS encoding sensor histidine kinase has product MTELLDWVRGPAMTDLLDRIIGVAHYLNEYSLSWQLDLVALRATSDVLIAICCLAIRFGVIRAIRRRKDLQKKYLFFTGLFGTLILAFGFTHLFDAATLWQPLHGLHGLVQAVTAFVALATVAVMWPMLPELARFPSTRQLADAKELFRDETVAHGATQRALETLRQELEDRVKERTKELELVRKRFETALRSAQVYVFFQDRELRYTWVYDPRGVDRESTMLGRTDDEVLASPDKHAVTAVKRKVLETGTSEIAEVSYMMPEGRVMFSLHIDPILGSDGAVDSIMCVAIDITRIRSLEREQRRLTEELRTELQRYETALQRSNVTVFTQDRSLRYTSISNPMFGLAIEKIIGRTDDDILPTEAGAAVIALKREALTSGVARDKEVRINDGSKDRWYDFHIEPLRDVASGIVGLTSAAVDVTERKEGEAHLRLLMRELTHRSKNLLAVIQAMARQTARHTGTIEEFLDRFSARLQALARSHDLLVQEGWYGASLSELVRAEVGHYVDGNEPQISIEGPALLLTPEAAQSLGLALHELATNAVKYGALSVPAGRVAITWQQRPEPEGGGIEIIWAESGGPAVVAPKRRGFGTQVIERNLARSLETEVNLKFEKAGARCRIIIPAAHISGTR; this is encoded by the coding sequence ATGACTGAACTGCTCGACTGGGTAAGGGGACCGGCCATGACCGATCTGCTCGATCGGATTATCGGCGTCGCGCATTACCTCAACGAATACTCATTGTCATGGCAGTTGGATCTCGTCGCGCTCCGCGCGACATCGGACGTTTTGATCGCGATCTGCTGTTTGGCCATCCGCTTCGGCGTCATTCGGGCGATCCGCCGCCGGAAGGACCTTCAGAAAAAATACCTGTTTTTCACCGGGCTGTTCGGGACTTTAATTTTGGCTTTTGGATTCACGCATCTTTTTGACGCGGCCACGCTTTGGCAACCGCTGCATGGATTGCACGGTCTGGTCCAGGCGGTGACGGCCTTTGTTGCGCTCGCCACCGTTGCCGTCATGTGGCCGATGTTGCCCGAGTTGGCGCGGTTTCCTTCCACTCGTCAGTTGGCGGACGCCAAGGAACTGTTTCGAGACGAGACCGTGGCCCACGGTGCCACCCAAAGAGCGCTCGAAACGCTCCGGCAAGAACTCGAAGATCGCGTCAAGGAGCGGACAAAGGAGCTGGAGCTGGTACGGAAGCGGTTCGAAACCGCGCTGCGCAGCGCGCAAGTCTACGTGTTTTTCCAGGATCGAGAGCTTCGCTACACCTGGGTCTATGATCCGCGCGGCGTCGATCGGGAAAGCACCATGCTCGGGCGCACGGACGACGAGGTGCTCGCGTCCCCCGACAAACATGCCGTCACCGCGGTCAAGCGCAAGGTACTCGAAACCGGCACCTCCGAGATCGCCGAAGTGTCCTACATGATGCCCGAGGGCCGCGTCATGTTCTCGCTCCATATCGATCCCATCCTGGGTTCGGATGGCGCAGTCGACAGCATCATGTGCGTCGCAATCGACATTACCCGCATTCGTTCGCTCGAACGCGAGCAACGCCGCCTGACCGAAGAGCTCAGAACGGAGCTCCAGCGATATGAGACTGCGCTACAGAGATCCAACGTAACGGTGTTCACCCAGGATCGAAGCCTGCGTTATACGTCGATCAGCAATCCGATGTTCGGGCTAGCAATCGAAAAGATCATTGGCCGTACCGATGACGATATTCTGCCGACCGAAGCCGGGGCCGCGGTCATCGCACTGAAGCGGGAGGCGCTCACAAGCGGTGTCGCCAGGGACAAAGAGGTCCGCATCAACGACGGATCGAAAGATCGCTGGTACGATTTTCACATCGAGCCGCTTCGCGACGTGGCCAGCGGCATCGTCGGGTTGACCTCCGCCGCGGTGGACGTCACCGAACGCAAGGAGGGCGAGGCGCATTTACGTCTGCTGATGCGGGAACTGACCCACCGTTCGAAGAATCTGCTCGCGGTAATTCAAGCCATGGCGCGCCAGACGGCGCGACATACCGGAACGATCGAGGAATTTCTCGACCGGTTTAGCGCGCGGCTGCAGGCACTCGCAAGATCGCATGATCTCTTGGTGCAGGAAGGCTGGTACGGCGCATCGCTCTCGGAATTGGTACGCGCCGAAGTGGGTCATTATGTCGACGGAAACGAACCTCAGATCTCGATCGAAGGGCCGGCCCTTTTGTTGACGCCCGAAGCGGCACAGAGCCTCGGGCTTGCGCTGCATGAGCTCGCCACCAATGCGGTCAAATATGGTGCGCTGTCCGTGCCGGCGGGACGCGTGGCAATTACGTGGCAACAAAGACCCGAACCGGAAGGCGGTGGGATCGAGATCATCTGGGCCGAAAGCGGCGGGCCGGCCGTCGTTGCACCCAAGCGGCGCGGATTTGGAACCCAGGTGATCGAGCGCAATCTCGCCCGCTCGCTGGAAACCGAGGTGAATTTGAAATTCGAGAAGGCCGGCGCCCGCTGTCGAATCATCATTCCCGCCGCGCATATTTCCGGCACTCGCTGA
- a CDS encoding response regulator, which translates to MAVILIVEDDVFIREIAEMMIQDWGHRTLSASDVDEALSLLRSPQHIDALFTDIYLKTAVLGGCELAHQAIKLRPKLRVLYTTGNSVTEKMKALFVEGTHFLRKPYTQHQLQDSVKDLLAA; encoded by the coding sequence ATGGCCGTGATACTGATCGTCGAAGATGATGTGTTTATCCGCGAAATAGCGGAGATGATGATTCAAGACTGGGGTCACCGCACACTTTCGGCCAGCGACGTAGACGAGGCGCTTTCACTCCTACGTTCCCCTCAACACATTGACGCACTTTTTACCGACATCTATCTCAAAACAGCGGTCCTTGGCGGGTGTGAACTTGCACACCAGGCCATCAAGCTTCGGCCGAAATTACGTGTGCTTTACACGACAGGCAATTCCGTTACCGAAAAAATGAAAGCTCTATTTGTTGAAGGCACACACTTCCTTCGTAAGCCGTACACGCAACATCAGCTCCAAGACTCCGTGAAAGACCTGCTCGCAGCGTAA